The genomic region AATAATCTTCGTCTAACTTATGTACGATACCAGGTTCATTGAATGGCTCTAATTCTAAACTTTCTTTTAATAAATTAAGCATAGGTCCCATAATATCTACAGATTTTAATTGATAGCGATGAATACGTTCTTCCATATACTTTCTAATATGTGGACGAACTAAAGTATAGACAATGATACTTTTATTTTCGCGTGCGACAGCAATAACTTCATCAATATTTTGTTCGCTTTCAATATATGGATAGCGTAATATATTTGAAGTATCTTCTGAAACATTGAATTGAGAGATACAAGCTTTAGCAACTAATTCAGCAGTTTCACCAACTGAATCTGAGGCGATAATGATTTTAATATTTGACATGTGTTAACCTCCTACTCATCAAATAAGGATACAAAAAGTTTTGTAATTGTTGTTTTGGAAATACGTCCCGTCACTTCATATTTGCCATTTGATTTTTCTTTAACGATAGGTATAGAGTCGATTTCTTTAGTAATCATTTGTTTTGCAGCATATAAAACCAAGTCATTTTGTTCTAGCAGCACTATATTTGGCATACGTGTCATAATAACATTTATGGGCAATTTATGGATATCTTGTCCTGCCATTGAAGCCCGTAATAAATCTTTTCTTGAACATACTCCAACTAAATCATTATCATCATTCACAATGAATAACGTCCCTACATCTTCAATGAATATTGAACAAATAGCTTCATAAACTGTGACATTATCCTTTAAAATGATTGGGTGTGATTGATAGTCTTTTACAACATATTGTTTCAATTTTTCAGTGAGAAGTTGTGCGGTTGATTTACCTGAATAAAAATAACCCACACGTGGTCTAGCTTCTAAATAACCTGCCATTGTTAAAATTGCTAGATCTGGGCGTAATGTTGCACGTGTTAAATTAAGATGTTGTGCAATCTTTTCACCTGTGATAGGCCCTTGACTTTTGACAATTTCTACTATACGTTCTTGTCTTTGATTGAGTTCTATCTTGATCTCTGCATATTTAAAACCACATCGGTTATGCTAATTAAATAGCAGAACTGCCTCCTCTTCTAAATATTAGCATTATATTTAATACAAATTTGAACCTTTCTATGCTAAATTCAATTAAAATTATTTTCTATGTGCATACCCTACTATTATAACTTGTATTAGAATGCGTTACAATTATGATTTTACTTGCCTTTCATATCATTATGTCCTAAAATTATTATAAAGCGAGTTAAGGATAGTGAAAGCTTAACACATTAATTGGCAATTTAAAGATTATGAATATAAGTGAGTGGATACACTAATTTGGGTGGAACCGCGGATTATAATAATTCGTCCCAAGGCAAAGTTTAATATCTTTGGCTTGGGGCTTTTTATATTTAAGGAGTGGATAATGATGGAAAAAAATATGGATACAATTGTACAATTAGCGAAACACAGAGGATTTGTATTTCCAGGTAGTGAAATTTATGGTGGACTAGCGAATACTTGGGATTATGGTCCATTAGGTGTTGAATTGAAGAATAATATCAAAAAAGCATGGTGGAAAAAATTCATTACGCAATCACCTTACAACGTCGGACTAGATGCTGCTATTTTAATGAATCCTAAGACTTGGGAAGCTTCTGGTCACCTGAGTAACTTCAATGATCCTATGATTGACAATAAAGATAGTAAAATTCGATATCGTGCTGATAAGCTTATTGAGGATTATATGTCAAACGAAAAAGGTGATGAAAACTTTATTGCAGATGGTTTGAGTTTTGATGAAATGAAACGCATCATTGATGAAGAAGGTATTAAATGCCCAGTTAGTGGGACTTCAAACTGGACTGATATTCGCCAATTTAATTTAATGTTTAAAACATTCCAAGGTGTTACAGAAAACTCTACAAATGAAATTTTCTTACGTCCAGAAACTGCACAAGGTATTTTCGTTAACTACAAAAATGTTCAACGCTCAATGCGTAAAAAATTACCATTTGGCATTGGTCAAATTGGTAAATCCTTCCGAAATGAGATTACACCAGGTAATTTTATCTTCCGTACGCGTGAATTTGAACAAATGGAGCTTGAATTTTTCTGTAAACCAGGTACTGAAATTGAATGGCAAAGCTATTGGAAAGATTTTGCTGCAAAATGGTTAAAAGATTTAGGTATAATGGAAGAAAATATGCGCTTACGTGATCATGATGAAGATGAATTGTCACATTATTCAAATGCAACAACTGATATCGAGTACCGATTCCCATTTGGTTGGGGAGAGCTTTGGGGAATTGCAAGTCGTACAGACTATGACTTAAAACAACACAGTGAATATTCAGGTGAGGACTTCAAATATCATGACCCAGAAACGAATGAAAAATATTTACCATACTGTATTGAACCTTCTCTTGGTGCGGATCGTGTCACTTTAGCATTTTTATGTGATGCATATGAAGAAGAAGGTGTAGAAGGCAGTAAAGACGCGCGTACTGTATTACGTTTCCATCCTGCAATTGCACCTTATAAAGCTGCTGTATTACCACTTAGTAAAAAACTTTCTGAAGATGCTATGAAAGTTTATGAGCAACTAAGCAGTGAATTTACAATTGATTTCGATGAATCTCAATCAATTGGTAAACGTTACCGTCGTCAAGATGAGATCGGAACACCGTATTGCATTACATTTGATTTTGATTCATTAGAAGATAATCAAGTTACTGTACGTGATCGCGACTCAATGGAACAAGTTCGTATGCCAATTAATGAACTTTCTACATTCTTATCAGAAAAAACACGCTTCTAATAAAGGCTCTCAGTCAAATTGGACTGGTCGCATTAAATCAGGACCACCCGTAAAACGGGTGGTTTGCTCTTGGGCTATAAGCCCGCTTTACCGGCTAGCGTCTAAAGACGCTGGCTTTTTCATTTCATGCTCAAGCCAAAATGCCATTGTCTCTTTAGCTAGCCTCTAAAGAGGCTTTTGACTAACTTCAATAACCCTTAAAAGGGTCTTCATATTCTCTTACGCTCAACTTATCAATCGCTTTATCGTGTTTTTCTTGATTCTGTATATATTTTTTTATTGTAGCTTCATTTAATCCAACTGTACTTACATAATATCCTTCTGTCCAAAAGTGACGATTTCCAAATTTGTATTTCAAATTTGCATGTCTATCAAATATCATCAAAGCGCTTTTACCTTTTAAATACCCCATAAAGCTTGAAACGCTTATTTTGGGTGGGATGCTCACTAATAGATGTACATGATCTGGCATCATATGTCCTTCTATAATCTCCACACCTTTGTATTTGCACAATAACTTTATAATTTCAATAATTGATGGTCTGTATTGATTGTATATGATTTTTCTTCTATACTTTGGAGTAAATACAATGTGGTATTTACACATCCATTTTGTATGTGCTAAACTCTTGGCTTTATTAGCCATAAAAAATCCCTACTTTCGTTATTAATTTGGCTTGAACACCTTAATTATAACGCTAAGCAGGGATTTTTTTAGTATAACTTTTGTTGCCCACCCGCATAGCAGGTGGTTTATTGTTTCGCACGTTTTACGTGCTCAACTGACTGAAGTCATTAATTAAGGCGTTATGCAATAATGGATTGCTTAACGCCTTTTTTGTTGTGTGGTCATAAAGTCTTGAACATTAATGCCTCTTTTAATACAACATAAATCAGTAAAATTGAGTTGGTAAAACATATTTTATAACTTAGGGGTGTGAATAAATATAGCACATTTGATTGATTCCTAAGCCGAGACTTCTGAGGCATCTTGCCGTAACCGAAAATCCATTTTAAGATTGGGTAAGTTCAACCTTAAAATGAGTTGAGGCGAGGCGCCTAGAAAAGCGAGGCTTTATGGATCAATTAAATAAATGAAATTATTTATACACCAGTCCGATTTACTATAGAACCCTAATAAATCACAAAAAAACTTCGAATCGATAAGTCTTAGATTCGAAGTTTTTTTAATGATTGTTTTATTGTTCGAGTCGCTTAAGTTGATTAATAAGGCGTTGACTTTTAAAAAATATTCCTGCATATTCTCGATATAATAATAAAATAAACTGTGACATCTCTTCTATAATATCTGCATGAATACGTATTTCATTTATCTTATCCAACGGCAATTGTATTAAAGCACTTGTTAAATAAATCGTCTTGTTTGAAAGCGGTAATGCATGTTCGTCACGGTGCTTAACTTCTTTCGAAATAATACCATTGTAGCGAAAGCTATACCCGGCAAATGAAGCGGGATTTGTATTTTCTGTTAGGACACATCGGTTTAACGATACATTAAACCCGAAATAAGGCATACATTTTAACAACACGATATTAGCGATGAGTTGTGCTGAAACACCTTGTTGAATACGGCTAATAGCGAACATAAGTAAATCATACAATGGCTGACTTGTTTCAATGTCTTCCATAGCTTTATCAATTGTTTCTAAACATAGGCTTGCGTAGCTATTTACATAGATATCGGTTCTTAAATCATAATTTAAATCAATCACATCGATTGAATTTAAGGTCCCCATTCCACGCCATTTATTGTAGATAAACAATCCATAAACAAAAAGTTGAGTTGTAGCTTGTAAGCCTGACTTTACTTTTTTAGCGCGCCTTACCATAAGTGGAACTTTAGCACCATGTTCATTTAAAATAGTGATAATTTTATCGGATTCACCATAATCTACTACTTTTATGATGATGCCTTTTTGTTTTACTAGCACATTGTCACCATCCTGAGGTTTTTAATTACTCATCTTCAACATAGCCCATTTGCTTTATAAATTTAGATTTGTTGCGCCAATCTTTTTGAACTTTTACCCACAAATCAAGATAAACTTTTGAGCCAAGAAGATATTCAATATCATGGCGTGCACGTTGACCAATAGTTTTTAATTTCTTGCCACCCTTACCTATGATAATTCCTTTTTGAGAATCACGTTCGACATATATAATTGCTTCAACTGTTACGCGATCTTCGCTTTCTCGAATCATACGTTCAACATTAACGCCTATTGAGTGAGGAATTTCTTCAGTTGTTGTTTCAAGAATTTTTTCGCGTATTAATTCACTCACTACAAATTGCTCAGGATGATCAGATATTTGACCGTCAGGATAGTACTTTGGACCCTCAGGTAGATAATTTTTTAATACTGAGATGAAGTGATCGACATTATGACCTTCTAACGCTGAAATTGGAATGATTTCTGCAAAATCCATATATTTTTTATATGAATCAATAATGGGCATCAATTGATCTGGGTGAATCAAGTCGATTTTATTTAAAACTAAAAATACAGGTGTTTTTAAATGTTTTAACATGTCCATAATGTATTGGTCTCCTCGCCCAATAGGCTCATTGACGTTAACCATAAACATCACGCAATCAATTTCTGAAAGGGTATTTTTAGCTACTTTCATCATATAATCTCCTAATTTATGCTTAGGCTTATGAATACCAGGGGTGTCTAAAAATATTATTTGAGCATCTTTCTCAGTCATAACACCTTGAATTTTATTGCGTGTTGTTTGTGCTTTGTCAGACATAATTGCTATTTTATGACCTATTACACGATTGACAAATGTTGATTTCCCAACATTTGGTCGACCAATAATTGTAACAAATCCTGATTTGTAACTTGTCATGATTTATAAATCCTTTCCTGAAAAGCCGTATGGCAATAATTGATCCACAGTAGATGCTCTCATCTCACCAGTTTGATTTGTCATATATACTGGCATTTCATCGTCGCATAATTCTTTTAAGACTTGACGGCAAGGTCCACATGGTGATGCCAATGAAGGACTATCTACTGTAATAGTAATGGACTCGAAATCTCCAGGTCTGTACCCTTCTGAAATGGCTGCCACTAAAGCAGAACGCTCGGCACATATGCAAGATGGATAGGCAGCATTTTCAACATTTGCACCATGAAATGTTCGACCATCCTTAGTAATTAAATAAGCTCCCACTTTAAATCCACTATAAGGTGCATAAGCTTTTTGTTGTGCTTTTCTAACTTCTTCATAATGTTTATTTGTATACTCCATAAAAGTTCTCCTGATTTATATTATTTTAGGTATAAAGATAATGCAAGCTACTATTATTGCAAAAACAGATGATATTAACACGCTGAATGCTGCAATATCTTTAGCATATTTTGCTAATGGATGATATTTATCTGTAACAAGGTCGACTGTGAATTCAATCGCTGTATTAATTGCTTCTGTAGTCCAAACTAAAAAGGTTGCTAAAATTAAAAACAACCATTCGAATTGATTGACTTGAAAGATAATGGCAAGTATCAAAACGACTAACCCACAAATCAAATGATAGGTGAAATTTGGATCTTTTTTTAAGAGTATTTTACCGCCCTCAAAGGCATATTTAAAACGCTTCATGAGTCTCTCGTTAAACCAAAATCATTGAGAATTATTTTTTGTCGACCGAACATTTCTCGTTCTTCTTCATCATTCATATGATCGTAGCCTAATAAATGCAAAAATCCGTGTAATGCTAAAAAGCCTAATTCACGTTCAAATGAATGATTATATTCATTTGCTTGAGCCTTTGCTACATCAGTACAAATAATAATATCACCTAATACACGAGGCAAATCGACACCTTCAAAAAGCTCTTCTTGCTCTTCAAACGCAAATGAAATAACGTCAGTAACACGGTCTTTATTTCGATACTCTTTATTAATAGCCTGAATTTCTTCCTCGTCAACAAATGTTACAGAGAGTTCAGCATCTTCTGAAATACCTTCTTTTGTTTTAGCAAAGTTAAGTAATTCACGAATATGCTCATACCACTTTGGATCAACATTTTGTGTGTGATCACTAAAGTCAATTGTGAACATACTACTCCTCCTCATATTTAGTAATAATACGACCTACAAGTGGGTGGCGAACAACATCTGTTTCATCGAGTTGCTGAATACTTAACCCTTTAATACCTTTAAGGCGCTGCTCGGCTTCAATTAGACCGCTTTTAATCCCTTTTGGTAAATCGATTTGCGTTTTATCACCAGTCACCACCATTTTAGAGCCAAATCCTAATCGTGTTAAAAACATTTTCATTTGAGCATGTGTGGTATTTTGAGCTTCATCCAAAATAACAAAAGCATCGTCTAAAGTACGTCCGCGCATGTACGCTAGAGGTGCGATTTCAATCACACCTCTCTCAATGAGCCTTGCTGTTTGCTCGGCACCTAATACGGTGTTTAAACCATCATATAGAGGTCTCAAATAAGGGTCTACCTTTTCTTTTAAATCTCCC from Staphylococcus felis harbors:
- the tnpA gene encoding IS200/IS605 family transposase, coding for MANKAKSLAHTKWMCKYHIVFTPKYRRKIIYNQYRPSIIEIIKLLCKYKGVEIIEGHMMPDHVHLLVSIPPKISVSSFMGYLKGKSALMIFDRHANLKYKFGNRHFWTEGYYVSTVGLNEATIKKYIQNQEKHDKAIDKLSVREYEDPFKGY
- a CDS encoding diacylglycerol kinase family protein, whose translation is MKRFKYAFEGGKILLKKDPNFTYHLICGLVVLILAIIFQVNQFEWLFLILATFLVWTTEAINTAIEFTVDLVTDKYHPLAKYAKDIAAFSVLISSVFAIIVACIIFIPKII
- a CDS encoding helix-turn-helix transcriptional regulator produces the protein MELNQRQERIVEIVKSQGPITGEKIAQHLNLTRATLRPDLAILTMAGYLEARPRVGYFYSGKSTAQLLTEKLKQYVVKDYQSHPIILKDNVTVYEAICSIFIEDVGTLFIVNDDNDLVGVCSRKDLLRASMAGQDIHKLPINVIMTRMPNIVLLEQNDLVLYAAKQMITKEIDSIPIVKEKSNGKYEVTGRISKTTITKLFVSLFDE
- the recO gene encoding DNA repair protein RecO, with amino-acid sequence MLVKQKGIIIKVVDYGESDKIITILNEHGAKVPLMVRRAKKVKSGLQATTQLFVYGLFIYNKWRGMGTLNSIDVIDLNYDLRTDIYVNSYASLCLETIDKAMEDIETSQPLYDLLMFAISRIQQGVSAQLIANIVLLKCMPYFGFNVSLNRCVLTENTNPASFAGYSFRYNGIISKEVKHRDEHALPLSNKTIYLTSALIQLPLDKINEIRIHADIIEEMSQFILLLYREYAGIFFKSQRLINQLKRLEQ
- a CDS encoding glycine--tRNA ligase gives rise to the protein MEKNMDTIVQLAKHRGFVFPGSEIYGGLANTWDYGPLGVELKNNIKKAWWKKFITQSPYNVGLDAAILMNPKTWEASGHLSNFNDPMIDNKDSKIRYRADKLIEDYMSNEKGDENFIADGLSFDEMKRIIDEEGIKCPVSGTSNWTDIRQFNLMFKTFQGVTENSTNEIFLRPETAQGIFVNYKNVQRSMRKKLPFGIGQIGKSFRNEITPGNFIFRTREFEQMELEFFCKPGTEIEWQSYWKDFAAKWLKDLGIMEENMRLRDHDEDELSHYSNATTDIEYRFPFGWGELWGIASRTDYDLKQHSEYSGEDFKYHDPETNEKYLPYCIEPSLGADRVTLAFLCDAYEEEGVEGSKDARTVLRFHPAIAPYKAAVLPLSKKLSEDAMKVYEQLSSEFTIDFDESQSIGKRYRRQDEIGTPYCITFDFDSLEDNQVTVRDRDSMEQVRMPINELSTFLSEKTRF
- the era gene encoding GTPase Era, translating into MTSYKSGFVTIIGRPNVGKSTFVNRVIGHKIAIMSDKAQTTRNKIQGVMTEKDAQIIFLDTPGIHKPKHKLGDYMMKVAKNTLSEIDCVMFMVNVNEPIGRGDQYIMDMLKHLKTPVFLVLNKIDLIHPDQLMPIIDSYKKYMDFAEIIPISALEGHNVDHFISVLKNYLPEGPKYYPDGQISDHPEQFVVSELIREKILETTTEEIPHSIGVNVERMIRESEDRVTVEAIIYVERDSQKGIIIGKGGKKLKTIGQRARHDIEYLLGSKVYLDLWVKVQKDWRNKSKFIKQMGYVEDE
- the cdd gene encoding cytidine deaminase, which gives rise to MEYTNKHYEEVRKAQQKAYAPYSGFKVGAYLITKDGRTFHGANVENAAYPSCICAERSALVAAISEGYRPGDFESITITVDSPSLASPCGPCRQVLKELCDDEMPVYMTNQTGEMRASTVDQLLPYGFSGKDL
- the ybeY gene encoding rRNA maturation RNase YbeY gives rise to the protein MFTIDFSDHTQNVDPKWYEHIRELLNFAKTKEGISEDAELSVTFVDEEEIQAINKEYRNKDRVTDVISFAFEEQEELFEGVDLPRVLGDIIICTDVAKAQANEYNHSFERELGFLALHGFLHLLGYDHMNDEEEREMFGRQKIILNDFGLTRDS